GGCACCGTGTGCATTTGTCTGCAGGCTTGCACCGGGGGGAGACTCGTTAGTGTTTTCCACCTACTTCGGAGAGATGACACGTACCTATGCGGTGGGGGCTGATACCAATGGTTGCGTGTACGCAGGGGGGGGCGGAGCGGCCGGCCGTGCCGTTGACTCCGGACGCTTGGGATACAGTGTATTCAGGCAGCCGGGAGGGCTGGCTGGCCCGTTTCAGTGCCGATGGGGCCGAGTTGCAATACAGTACCTATCTGGGAGGGGCTGCGATTGACATCGTCCACGATTTGGGGCTTGACTCCGCTGGGATTTTGTATCTCTGCGGTCAGACGAATTCCACTGATTTCTGGGTAAGTCCCAATGCTCTCTTTCCTGAGCGAGTGGCCACCAGCGGATTTTTGGTGAGTTTCAATCCCGATCTCCGCTTATTTGTCTATTCCACCTTCATCCCGTCGGATCAGTGGGCGATTGCCCGAGAAATTGACGTAGTGAGTCCGGGCCGACTGTGGGTATCGGGAGAAGTCAGCGACGTGGCGACCTTTCCGACAACTGACGATGCCTTACAGCCGAGAGGTGGGGGCTTCGATGATGGATTTTTTTCGTTGTGGGATCTGAGCGAGAACCAGCTCGTGTATAGCTCATTTTTGTGAGGAAGCTATGTTGACTATCTGGAAGGTCTGATGGTATGGGATTCGGAACGGGTGATCGTTACGGGAACTTCCTACTCGGACGATTTCCCCCTGACTCCGGCGGCCTATGACACCAGCCTGACGGGGGGATCCGATGCGTTCGTCAGCATAGTGCATCTACCGGGAACACTGGAGTACTCGACGCTTTTGGGCGGTAGTGGAGCCGACGAAGCCAAAGGAGTGGCCGTCGCCAACAACAGCATCGTTGTTCTC
This sequence is a window from bacterium. Protein-coding genes within it:
- a CDS encoding SBBP repeat-containing protein, encoding MQYSTYLGGAAIDIVHDLGLDSAGILYLCGQTNSTDFWVSPNALFPERVATSGFLVSFNPDLRLFVYSTFIPSDQWAIAREIDVVSPGRLWVSGEVSDVATFPTTDDALQPRGGGFDDGFFSLWDLSENQLVYSSFL